In the genome of Sphingomonas naphthae, one region contains:
- the ribD gene encoding bifunctional diaminohydroxyphosphoribosylaminopyrimidine deaminase/5-amino-6-(5-phosphoribosylamino)uracil reductase RibD, which produces MAVATALASRGRGRTAPNPNVGCVIVQDGRVIGRGWTQPGGRPHAEAMALDQAGEAARGATAYVTLEPCAHQSLRGPACADLLAEAGVARVVAALRDPDPRTDGEGFARLRAHGLTVDVGTGAEEARRAMAGFLTRRAFGRPHVTLKLGLSLDGKIALANGSSRWITGAPARAHAHLERARADAILVGRGTFAADAPKLDVRLRGLEERAPRRFILASTKPQIEETGWSWLPAPNLIGKLVGVDHLLIEGGAGVAASFLRDDLVDRLLLYRAPIVIGGDGLPGIGDLGIGALLDTHGRWALHDARMLGMDRLEVYERRRKG; this is translated from the coding sequence ATGGCGGTCGCCACCGCGCTGGCGTCGCGCGGGCGGGGGCGGACGGCGCCCAATCCCAATGTCGGCTGCGTGATCGTACAGGATGGCCGCGTGATCGGGCGCGGCTGGACCCAGCCGGGCGGGCGCCCCCATGCCGAGGCGATGGCGCTGGATCAGGCCGGCGAGGCCGCGCGCGGCGCCACCGCTTATGTCACCCTGGAGCCCTGCGCCCACCAGTCGCTGCGCGGCCCCGCCTGCGCCGATCTGCTCGCCGAAGCCGGGGTCGCGCGGGTCGTCGCGGCGCTGCGCGATCCCGATCCGCGCACCGATGGCGAGGGCTTCGCCCGATTGCGCGCGCATGGCCTGACCGTCGATGTCGGCACGGGCGCGGAGGAGGCACGGCGGGCGATGGCGGGCTTCCTCACCCGCCGCGCGTTCGGCCGGCCGCATGTGACGCTCAAGCTCGGCCTGTCGCTCGACGGCAAGATCGCACTGGCGAACGGGAGCAGCCGCTGGATCACCGGCGCCCCGGCGCGCGCCCATGCCCATCTCGAGCGCGCCCGCGCCGATGCCATCCTCGTCGGGCGCGGCACGTTCGCGGCCGACGCGCCGAAGCTCGACGTGCGGCTGCGCGGGCTGGAGGAACGGGCGCCGCGCCGCTTCATCCTCGCCTCCACCAAGCCGCAGATCGAGGAGACCGGCTGGAGCTGGCTCCCTGCGCCCAATCTGATCGGCAAGCTCGTCGGCGTCGATCATCTGCTGATCGAGGGCGGCGCGGGGGTGGCGGCGAGCTTCCTGCGCGACGATCTGGTCGATCGGCTTTTGCTCTATCGCGCGCCGATCGTCATCGGCGGGGATGGGCTGCCCGGTATCGGCGATCTCGGCATCGGCGCCTTGCTGGATACGCACGGCCGCTGGGCGCTGCACGACGCGCGAATGCTTGGCATGGACCGGCTGGAAGTCTACGAGCGCCGCCGGAAGGGCTGA
- a CDS encoding riboflavin synthase — MFTGIITDVGTIRQVERRGDLHVTIACSAATADADLGASIACSGVCLTVVDRGPGWFAVDISAESVSRTAGALWAEGARLNLERALKVGDELGGHIVTGHVDGVGTIVGVAPVGDSWKVDIAAPASLSAYLAPKGSITVDGVSLTVNAVDDKPDGGTVFSLNIIPHTADVTTLDALEPGRAVNLEIDVLARYLGRMEQLCHVR, encoded by the coding sequence ATGTTCACGGGCATCATCACCGACGTCGGCACGATCCGCCAAGTCGAGCGACGCGGCGACCTGCACGTCACCATCGCCTGTTCGGCCGCGACCGCCGATGCCGATCTCGGCGCGTCGATCGCCTGTTCGGGCGTGTGCCTCACCGTCGTCGATCGCGGGCCGGGCTGGTTCGCGGTGGACATCTCGGCCGAGAGCGTCTCGCGCACGGCCGGCGCCCTGTGGGCCGAGGGCGCGCGCCTCAATCTGGAGCGCGCGCTGAAGGTGGGCGATGAACTCGGCGGCCATATCGTGACCGGCCATGTCGACGGCGTCGGCACGATCGTCGGCGTGGCGCCGGTTGGTGACAGCTGGAAGGTGGACATCGCCGCCCCCGCGTCGCTCAGCGCCTATCTCGCCCCCAAGGGTTCGATCACCGTCGACGGCGTGTCGCTGACCGTGAACGCGGTGGACGACAAGCCCGATGGCGGCACCGTCTTTTCGCTCAACATCATCCCCCACACCGCCGACGTCACCACGCTCGACGCGCTCGAGCCCGGCCGCGCGGTCAATCTCGAGATCGACGTGCTGGCGCGTTACCTCGGCCGCATGGAGCAGCTTTGTCATGTCCGCTGA